In Aciduliprofundum sp. MAR08-339, a single window of DNA contains:
- a CDS encoding DUF1614 domain-containing protein — translation MKHYLYYPFHYLILFIYILFFFMFSIFFAFGIPIAFVKLGIPPRVSITLFWLALLGSFVNIPISRIESRIPMREKGSVNFWGISYRIPHTPHNTTLLAVNLGGAIIPVFLSILILWSMAIHSFYILMLKSLIGIAIVSVVSYLFARPVKGMGIALPAFLPPIVAAITAIFISPENPVPVAYIAGTMGTLIGADLLHLKDIEKLGAPVASIGGAGTFDGIFLSGIIAVLLI, via the coding sequence ATGAAGCATTACCTCTATTACCCGTTCCACTACCTTATTCTCTTCATCTACATTTTGTTCTTCTTTATGTTCTCAATTTTCTTCGCATTCGGCATACCCATAGCCTTTGTTAAACTAGGGATACCTCCCAGGGTCTCAATAACACTTTTCTGGCTCGCATTGCTTGGCAGTTTCGTTAACATACCCATATCAAGGATAGAGAGCCGGATACCGATGAGGGAAAAGGGCTCAGTGAATTTCTGGGGTATATCCTATAGGATCCCGCATACACCCCACAATACAACCCTTCTGGCTGTAAACCTCGGAGGTGCGATAATCCCAGTTTTCCTATCAATTCTAATCCTATGGTCGATGGCCATTCATTCATTCTACATATTAATGCTGAAAAGTCTCATCGGAATAGCCATTGTTAGCGTTGTTTCATATTTATTTGCCAGACCTGTCAAGGGCATGGGCATAGCGTTGCCCGCGTTTCTTCCACCCATAGTGGCAGCCATAACCGCGATATTCATCTCTCCAGAAAATCCAGTGCCTGTTGCGTATATCGCGGGAACAATGGGGACCCTGATAGGAGCGGACCTGCTGCATCTGAAAGATATTGAAAAGCTTGGAGCGCCAGTGGCCAGCATAGGCGGTGCAGGCACATTTGATGGAATTTTTCTTTCGGGAATAATAGCAGTACTGCTGATATAA
- a CDS encoding oxaloacetate decarboxylase subunit alpha, which yields MVKITDTTLRDGHQSLFATRMRTEDMVPIAEAMDEMGFFSLEVWGGATFDSAMRFLNENPWDRPKILKKYIKNTPLQMLLRGQNLVGYRHYPDDIVEKFVFKAHKAGIDIFRIFDALNDIRNMETAIRAVKRAGAHAQGSVVYTISPIHTLESYVDMAKKLEELGVDSICIKDMAGLMSPTVAYKLVKMLKREISVPIDLHTHSTAGWAPVTYMKAVEAGVDVIDTAMSPFGFGTAQPATESMVAALQGTEYDTGMDLKKLEKIAEYFRGVEKKLRKYTRMEMRMADTRVLIYQVPGGMLSNLYNQLREMKAEDKIEEVLAEVPRVRAEVGYPPLVTPLSQIVGTQAVMNVISGERWKMVTKEMRNYIKGLYGKPPGEISADIKKKVLGDEKPITTRPADLLEPEFEKLKKEIGDLADNEEDVLSYALFPDVARKFLMRRKGLLNEPIEPPRDGRKYKIWVNGEEYLVNVEELIE from the coding sequence ATGGTGAAGATAACAGATACCACGCTTCGCGACGGGCATCAGAGCCTTTTTGCCACGAGGATGCGCACGGAGGATATGGTGCCCATTGCAGAGGCCATGGACGAGATGGGTTTTTTCTCCCTCGAAGTCTGGGGAGGTGCAACATTTGACTCCGCTATGCGCTTCCTCAACGAGAACCCATGGGACAGGCCAAAAATTCTGAAAAAATACATTAAAAATACTCCATTGCAGATGCTCCTAAGAGGTCAGAATCTTGTTGGCTATAGGCACTATCCGGATGACATCGTGGAAAAATTCGTTTTCAAGGCCCACAAGGCTGGAATTGATATATTTCGCATATTCGATGCCCTCAATGATATAAGGAATATGGAGACTGCCATAAGAGCCGTTAAAAGAGCGGGTGCCCACGCGCAGGGCTCGGTGGTCTACACGATAAGTCCCATACATACCCTTGAAAGTTATGTGGATATGGCAAAGAAACTGGAGGAGCTGGGCGTGGATTCCATATGCATAAAGGACATGGCCGGACTCATGAGTCCAACCGTGGCCTACAAACTGGTAAAGATGCTCAAGAGGGAGATAAGCGTGCCCATAGATTTGCACACCCACAGCACTGCCGGTTGGGCTCCCGTAACTTATATGAAGGCTGTTGAAGCTGGAGTGGATGTGATTGATACAGCCATGTCCCCATTCGGCTTCGGCACGGCTCAGCCCGCCACAGAGAGCATGGTGGCCGCTCTCCAGGGCACAGAATACGATACAGGTATGGATCTGAAAAAACTGGAGAAGATAGCAGAATATTTCAGAGGCGTGGAGAAAAAATTGAGGAAGTACACAAGGATGGAGATGAGAATGGCCGACACAAGGGTACTTATTTACCAAGTTCCAGGCGGAATGCTCTCGAATCTCTACAACCAACTGAGGGAGATGAAGGCCGAGGATAAGATTGAAGAGGTTCTTGCAGAAGTCCCAAGGGTTCGTGCTGAGGTCGGCTATCCCCCACTTGTTACACCCTTGAGTCAGATTGTAGGTACACAGGCCGTTATGAACGTCATATCTGGAGAGAGGTGGAAGATGGTCACCAAGGAGATGAGGAACTACATAAAGGGCCTATATGGCAAGCCACCGGGAGAGATCAGTGCAGATATAAAGAAAAAGGTTCTCGGAGATGAGAAGCCCATAACCACCAGGCCAGCCGATCTCCTGGAGCCCGAATTTGAAAAGCTTAAGAAAGAGATTGGAGACCTTGCAGATAACGAGGAGGATGTGCTCTCCTACGCCCTCTTCCCAGATGTTGCAAGGAAGTTCCTGATGCGAAGAAAGGGATTGTTGAATGAGCCCATTGAGCCGCCCAGGGATGGAAGGAAGTACAAGATCTGGGTAAATGGAGAGGAATATCTTGTGAATGTGGAGGAACTGATAGAATGA
- a CDS encoding TldD/PmbA family protein — translation MDLEKLLNRALNQGVDEAALLLIEREKRQVRFSNNDIDVSKIWIEKSLEVFLSKGKRIFMTTIKDMKHAEEMIERYAKLLPSLPENRDFYGINPEKQSYESSKMEEDILHVDLENLAIEVIDGAVEKGATRASGVIYRDHVKREILTTYNHAEEEIANIDVVVRAFNEYRNAGQEAVTTASVKDLENSREIGERAGSIASMGGQPKDGREGKFKVLFHPLAFGSLVSYSMHMASAFSVDAGMSFFAGKLGKKVFSEKLTLYDDPTFFSTGHRTFDMEATSTQRTPVIENGVVKNYLHSYSTAQKFKTKSTGNAGIINPQAWQPVMENGVKSYNDLLGEIEEGLYIVNLWYTRFQDYRNGDFSTIPRDGIFYVKDGEIVESWKGIRVTENMPHLLSSILDVSKEREKVKWWDEVLPSYLPYVLVDGVNITRSTL, via the coding sequence ATGGACCTTGAAAAATTGCTCAATAGGGCCTTGAACCAAGGTGTGGATGAGGCTGCACTTCTCCTAATTGAGAGGGAGAAAAGGCAGGTGAGATTCTCCAACAACGATATTGACGTATCAAAGATTTGGATAGAAAAGAGTCTGGAAGTTTTTCTTTCAAAGGGAAAGAGGATATTTATGACCACCATAAAGGATATGAAGCACGCGGAGGAGATGATTGAAAGATATGCGAAATTGCTTCCATCACTTCCCGAAAACAGGGATTTTTACGGCATAAATCCTGAAAAGCAGAGTTATGAGTCCAGCAAGATGGAGGAGGATATCCTGCACGTGGATCTGGAGAATCTGGCAATTGAGGTGATAGATGGCGCTGTGGAGAAGGGTGCAACCCGCGCTTCAGGCGTGATCTATCGGGATCATGTTAAAAGAGAGATCCTCACAACATACAACCATGCTGAGGAGGAAATAGCAAACATTGACGTTGTGGTTAGGGCTTTTAACGAGTATCGCAACGCTGGGCAGGAGGCTGTGACCACGGCAAGTGTCAAGGACCTTGAGAATTCAAGAGAGATCGGTGAGCGTGCAGGCTCCATTGCCTCCATGGGAGGTCAGCCAAAGGATGGCAGAGAGGGAAAATTCAAGGTTCTATTTCATCCACTCGCCTTTGGCTCGCTGGTATCTTACAGTATGCACATGGCTTCCGCATTCAGCGTGGATGCAGGGATGAGTTTCTTTGCAGGTAAGCTGGGTAAGAAGGTATTCTCTGAGAAACTCACGCTCTATGACGATCCCACGTTCTTTTCTACAGGACACAGGACATTTGATATGGAGGCCACTTCAACCCAGAGAACTCCTGTGATTGAGAATGGTGTGGTGAAAAATTATCTGCACAGTTACTCCACAGCTCAGAAATTTAAAACAAAGAGCACGGGAAATGCCGGGATAATAAATCCACAGGCATGGCAACCTGTTATGGAGAATGGCGTAAAGAGTTACAACGATCTTCTTGGAGAGATTGAAGAGGGACTTTACATTGTTAACCTGTGGTACACTCGATTTCAGGATTATAGAAATGGAGATTTCTCCACAATACCCAGGGATGGGATATTCTACGTTAAGGACGGGGAGATCGTGGAGTCCTGGAAGGGGATAAGGGTCACGGAGAACATGCCGCATCTTCTATCCTCAATCCTTGATGTGAGCAAAGAGAGGGAGAAGGTGAAGTGGTGGGATGAGGTTCTGCCCTCCTATCTACCCTACGTACTTGTGGACGGTGTGAACATTACCCGTTCCACCCTTTGA